CTACACGGGCGACAAGTCGGCCTGGTCGGTCTACGCGAACGAGCAGTTCGCGCTCGGCTGGGGTCTGAGCGCCCTCGTCGACCTCCACTTCCAGCACAAGCAGTACGACTTCTTCCAGCAGGCCACGGGCAACTTCCAGGGCGCCCTGCGCAACCGCTACCAGGTCGACTACGACTTCTTCAACCCGAAGGGCGGCCTCTTCTGGCAGGCGCCGGGGACGCCGCTGGGCGGCGAACTGGGGCTCTACGGCCACTTCGGCATCGCCCACCGCGAGCCGGCCGACAGCGAGCTCTTCGACACCTGGTCCGGGCCCGACGATCTCGGCGCGCAGCCCCTCTTCGGCACGGCGACGCCGATCTACGCCGGCGGCGAGCTGCAGTACGTCTACTGGACCGATCCCCGGGTGGAGGCCGAGTTCGTGCGCAACTACGAGGCCGGATTCACCTGGCGCGGCGCCTCGCTCTCGCTGGCCCTGAACGGCTACCTGATGGAGTTCCAGAACGAGGTCGTCGACTACGGGGCCCTCGACGCGGACGGCCAGGGCGTGCGCGGCAACGCCGACCAGACCCTGCACCGCGGCCTCGAGCTGGGCGCGACCGGCCTCCTCTCGGCCCTGCCCGCCCTCGCCGAGCTGCCGGGCACCCATCGGCTCGACGTCGCCTTCGCCCGCTCCTGGGACAAGTTCGAGCGTTTCTCCTTCTACGAGGCGGACGGCACGCGCCTGAACCTCTCCGGCAACCCGCTCGCCGGCGTGCCCGCTCACCTCGCCAGGATCGGCCTGGACTCGGACTGGGGGCCGCTCGCCAGCCGCTTCTCGCTGCGCAGCGCGGGCCGGCAGTACCTGGACGTGAGCGGCCGGGCCGAGCGCCGGATCGACGGCTACCGGGTGCTCGACATCGCCTTCGCGCTGCGGCCCGCCGCGCTCGGCCTTCCCTCCCTGGCCGGCAGCGAGATCGAGCTGAAGCTCTACAACGCGCTCGATGTCGAGTACGAGACCTGGGGCTACTACGACGGCTGGGGCGACGGGAACTACAAGGTGCCGGCGGCGAAGAGCCACTTCCTGCTGGGGGTGCGCTACGACTTCTGAGCCCTGGCATCCCGCCGGCCTCGCGCGCACGCTGTTTCCGAAGCAGGGCCGGCGGGCGGTCGTGCTCTGCGACGGCCCGCCGCCGCCCTACGCGGTGCTCGACCACTGGCTCGCCGAGGCGGACGTCTTCATCTGCGCCGATGCGGCCGGCCGCCCCTACGAGCGCCTGCCGCGCCTGCCCGACCTGATCATCGGCGACTTCGACGCCCTGCGCCGCGACGAGACCGCCCGGATCGCGGCCGACGAGTCCGGCGGCACGGTGGACGGCCTGCCGGCCCTCCACGTGGCCGAGCAGGAGAGCACGGACTCGGAGAAGGCCCTGCTCTGGGCGCTCAAGCGCTTCTTCGCCGAGGCCGTCCTCCTGGGCGCCACCGGCGCCCGCCTCGATCACAGCTTCTTCAACGTGTCGCTGGTCGAGCGCTTCGCCGACCGGATGAGCCTGTGCATCGCCGACGAGTTCAGCGTGACGATCCGCCTCGCGCCGCACTCCTTCACGCACTGGCCGCTGCCGGTCGGCACCGGCTTCTCGCTGATTCCCCTCGCCAGCCCGGTCAGCGACGTGAACCTGGCCGGCGCGGCCTACCCGCTCCACGACGCGCGCCTGGCGCCGGGCGGGCCGGCCACGGTGTCGAATCGCGTCGTCGCGCCGCCGCTCGGCGTGCGCGTGGGCCGCGGGTCCCTGCTGCTCAGCGTCTCGCTCCTGCGCGACCGCGACCGCCGCTGGAGCTGACGCCGTGACCGGCGCCGCCCTCGCCGTCTACGCACTCTTCCTCGCTTTCGTGGTGGGGCGCTACTTCCGGCCGCGCGTGGAGGACGAGAGCGACTACTTGCTCGCCGGGCGCACGCTCACCTTGCCCGCCTTCGTCGCCTCGACGGTCTCGAGCTGGTACGGCGGCGTGCTCGGGGTCGCCGAGTACAGCTACCGCTTCGGCCTTGCCAACTGGGTCGTCTTCGGCGTGCCCTACTACCTCTACGCGCTCGTCTTCGCGCTCTTCCTCGCGGGGCGGGCGCGGCGCTCGCCCGCGCTGACGATCCCCGACCAGCTGCGCGCGCGCTACGGGCCGGCGGTGGCGCTGACCGGCAGCGTCGTCCTCTTCGTGATGACGGCCCCCGCCGCCTACGTGCTCGCCCTCGGCGTCATCCTCGGCCAGCTCACGGGTCTGCCCTTGCTGCCCGCGCTGCTCGTCGGCGCCGCCCTCACGCTGATCGAGATCTACCGGGGCGGCATGCGCGGCGTGATCTTCACGGACAAGGTCCAGTTCGCGCTGATGTTCCTGGGCTTCGGGCTGCTCGTGCCGGCGGCGATGCAGCACTACGGCGGCCCGGGCTGGCTCGCCGCCCGGCTGCCGGCCGGCCACCTCAGCCTCACGGGCGGGCAGGGCCTGCAGGCGGTGCTCGTCTGGTACTTCATCGCGAGCGCCACGCTCGTCGAGCCGGTCTTCTACCAGCGCTGCTTCGCGGCGAAGGACGAGCGGACGGCGCGGCGCGGGTTGCTCGTCTCGATCGGCTTCTGGCTGCTCTTCGACTGCCTGACCACGTTGAGCGGCCTCTACGCGCGCGCTGCGCTGCCGGGCCTCGACGCGCCGGGCGGTCCCGGCGCCGGGGCGGCCTACTCGGCGCTGGCGAGTGAGGTGCTGCCGCCGGTCGCCCAGGCGCTCTTCACGGTGGGCCTGCTCGCCACGGTGATGAGCACGATCGACAGCTACGCCTTCGTGGCGGCCGTCACCTGCGGCCGGGACATCTGCTGGCGCCTTGCCGGCAGCCGCGGCAGCGCCACGCGCTACAGCCGCTTCGGCATGCTCGTGACAGCCGGCGCGAGCCTGGGACTCGCCCTCTGGCGGGAGTCGATCGTCGGCCTCTGGCATGACCTGGGCAGCATCGGCACGCCCGTGCTGCTCTTCCCGCTGGCGTTGAGCTTCCGCGCGTGCCCGCCCCGCGCCGGCTGGATCCTGGCGGCGATGCTCGCGGGCGGCGGGATCAGTCTCGCCTGGGTGATCGTCCAGGCCGCGACGGGCGGCTATCCCCTCGGCCTGCGCCCGATCTTTCCCGGCCTTGCCCTCAGCGGGCTGCTCAGCGCGATTGCCCTGCGGCGGGGAGCGCCGTCAGGTTGACGGCGCCCTGCTCCCAGTTCGCGGGGCGGCGCCAGAAGTCGAGGCTCTCGGCGAGGAAATCCTGCGCGGCGAGCGCGGCGGCGGCCGTGAGGGGATCGGGTTCGCCGGGGTGGGGCGACCACTGCGCATGGCCCTCGCGCAGCGCGAGCCAGGAGCCCGGCAGCTCGCTGCGGCCCCGGCTGCGGTAGCGGCGGAGCTCCAGGCCGCTGGGCTCCTCGGCGATGCGCAGGAGGAGCTGCAGCTCGCAGCTGCGCCGCTCCTGGCCGTCGGCCTCGGTCAGCAGGACGATCCGCTCGACGCTGACCAGGAGCCGCAGGGCCCGCCGGCGCGAGATCCCGCCCGTTTCGAAGCCGAAGTCCTGGAGCACGCGGGCGAGACTCTCGCGCAGGCGGGGGCCGGGATCCGCGTAGGGCAGCGGCCGCAGCGCCTCCTGGAGCGGCAGCGCGGGCGCGCGCAGCTCCCAGCGCAGGGGGCTGAAGCTGCCGAAGCGCTCCGCCGCCGGCAGCTCCACCTGATCGAAGCGCAGCGCCGGCAGGCGCTCGGCGCGCTCGAGGTACTCCAGGCGCAGCAGACTGAGCTGCTCCGGGTCGAGCCCGGGCGCGGAGGCCGGGCGACAGCCGAGGGCGGCCAGCAGCAGGCTGGCCGCCAGTGCGCGCGCGAGGGAGGGCATGCCCTGATTATCGCGCCCCAGGGGGGGCAGGGTCCAGCCCCGGCGAGGCCCCGCGCGCCGGCCGCGCTAGTCGCCGGCCGCGAGCGCACGCCGCAGCGGCCCGGCCGCCGGCTCCCAGTTGCCCTTGAGCTGGTTCTGTCCGCCCACGAAGGCCAGGTAGCTGTACTTGCCGTAGTGCGGCACCTTGCTCGCGATCGCCCGCAGCTCGCCCGGGCTGTCGGCGAGCACGGCTAGGTAGCCCCCGCCCGCCCCGCGCTTGCCCGCGTAGACGAGGGCGTGCTTGCCCGGCTCGAAGCGCTGGCCCTGGAAGACCGTGAAGAAGGGCGTGCGCTGGAGCCCGGGCGCCGGCTCGCCGATCGCCGCCGGCGGCGGCGCCGTCCCCAGCCAGACGACCGTGCGCGCCTGGGTCAGCGCCGCCTCGGCGCCCGCCGCCTCGAGCAGGCGCGGCTCGCCCTCGACGAAGGCGGCGGCGAACTCGCGCGCGGCGCCGGCCAGCTCGGGGCTGAGCCCGGGCTCGAGCAGGAAGAGCGGGTCCTCGTCGGCGAGGACGAGGCTGAGCGTCGCCTCCATCTCCTCGTCGTAGAGGCGCCGGAAGACGTGGCAGTCGGGATCGACCGCCAGGCTCGTGGGCGGCGAGGCGAGGCGGCGTTCGAAGGGCAGGCGCGCGGCGGCCGTCTGCACGGTGAAGTCCTCGGGGCCGGCGGCCGTCGTCACGCGCAGGGGCACGCTGAGGATGAGCGGGGCTCCCGTCTGCAGGAGTTCGCCGCGCAGGAGCCAGCCGGCGCCGTCCTTGACGACGGCGACCGCGCCCAGCGCGAGTTGGGCCGCGCCCGGCGCCTCGATCCACTGGCGGCGCTCGTCCTCCAGGGCGCCCGGCGCCAGCTGGCCCGCGGTCTCGATGGCGCGGAAGAAGTCCGCCCAGGTCGCGGCCTGCCACTGCTTCTCGGCGACGATCTGCCGCAGGGCAGCGCGGAAGGCCACCCGCCCGACGCGCTCCTCGAGCATGTGGTAGATGAACAGGCTCTTGCCGTAGCCGACCGCGCGCGTCGCCATGTCGTGGCGGCTGACGAACTCGCTGAGCGGGAAGTCGCGGCCGTCCCGGGTGTAGTGCGTGTAGTCCTTGAGCGTGGAGCGGCGGTACTGGCGCGCGGCCTCGGCCGACTCCTGCTCCTTGTAGAGGTAGTCGGCCGTGTAGCTGGTCAGCCCCTCGCACCAATTGCCGCCCTCGCCGACGAAGACCGAGTTGCCCCACCAGTTGTGCGCGATCTCGTGGCCGAGGCTGGTCGACTTGATGAAGGGCAGGCGCAGCACCTGCTGGCCGAGCAGCGTCCAGGAGGGCATGCCGTAGCCGGTGGGGAAGAAGTTCTCGACGACGGCGAACTTGGCGAAGGGATAGGGGCCGAGGAAGGACTCGTACAGATCGAGGTAGCCGGCGCAGGCCTCGAGATAGCCCGCGGCCAGGCTCGAGTCCTCGGGGAAGAAGTAGGTCTCGATCAGCGTGTCGCCATGGCTGAGCGCGTCCACCCGGAAGCGATTGGCGACGAGATCCAGGCCCTCGCTCGGGAAGGGCGCGTCCCAGCAGGTCTCGCGCCGGCCGGCGGCGCTGACGTCGCGAAGGCAGCGCCCCATGGCCAGGCTGCGCCAGCCCTCCGGCAGGACGACCGTCAGCCGGTGCTGGCTCGCGCCCGCGTCGACGAGCGGGTACCAACCGGCGCCGCCCGCGAGGTAGACGCCCGCCTCGCCCACCGTCGCCCGGATCTCGGCGCCGACGCGCTCACGGCTGAAGACCGTGCCGCTCACGTCCTGGAAGAGCTCGCCCGTCCAGCGGAGCCGCCACTCGGCGCTCGCTTCGCCGCCCCTGCGTTCGAGACGCCAGCGCCGGAGCCCCTCCCCGAGGCTGCTGTCCGCGGGCAGCTCGCTGAGCGCGAGCGCCGGATC
This DNA window, taken from bacterium, encodes the following:
- a CDS encoding thiamine diphosphokinase; translated protein: MSSTRPGATTTAGATGTTRCRRRRATSCWGCATTSEPWHPAGLARTLFPKQGRRAVVLCDGPPPPYAVLDHWLAEADVFICADAAGRPYERLPRLPDLIIGDFDALRRDETARIAADESGGTVDGLPALHVAEQESTDSEKALLWALKRFFAEAVLLGATGARLDHSFFNVSLVERFADRMSLCIADEFSVTIRLAPHSFTHWPLPVGTGFSLIPLASPVSDVNLAGAAYPLHDARLAPGGPATVSNRVVAPPLGVRVGRGSLLLSVSLLRDRDRRWS
- a CDS encoding sodium:solute symporter family protein; translation: MASSRRRSACAWAAGPCCSASRSCATATAAGADAVTGAALAVYALFLAFVVGRYFRPRVEDESDYLLAGRTLTLPAFVASTVSSWYGGVLGVAEYSYRFGLANWVVFGVPYYLYALVFALFLAGRARRSPALTIPDQLRARYGPAVALTGSVVLFVMTAPAAYVLALGVILGQLTGLPLLPALLVGAALTLIEIYRGGMRGVIFTDKVQFALMFLGFGLLVPAAMQHYGGPGWLAARLPAGHLSLTGGQGLQAVLVWYFIASATLVEPVFYQRCFAAKDERTARRGLLVSIGFWLLFDCLTTLSGLYARAALPGLDAPGGPGAGAAYSALASEVLPPVAQALFTVGLLATVMSTIDSYAFVAAVTCGRDICWRLAGSRGSATRYSRFGMLVTAGASLGLALWRESIVGLWHDLGSIGTPVLLFPLALSFRACPPRAGWILAAMLAGGGISLAWVIVQAATGGYPLGLRPIFPGLALSGLLSAIALRRGAPSG
- a CDS encoding M1 family metallopeptidase; the protein is MGRPLTLILALSCLPLSAGAQASVLAHALRVELDPASHRLSAVDTLRLAAPVARLEFGLHEALLPRADDPALALSELPADSSLGEGLRRWRLERRGGEASAEWRLRWTGELFQDVSGTVFSRERVGAEIRATVGEAGVYLAGGAGWYPLVDAGASQHRLTVVLPEGWRSLAMGRCLRDVSAAGRRETCWDAPFPSEGLDLVANRFRVDALSHGDTLIETYFFPEDSSLAAGYLEACAGYLDLYESFLGPYPFAKFAVVENFFPTGYGMPSWTLLGQQVLRLPFIKSTSLGHEIAHNWWGNSVFVGEGGNWCEGLTSYTADYLYKEQESAEAARQYRRSTLKDYTHYTRDGRDFPLSEFVSRHDMATRAVGYGKSLFIYHMLEERVGRVAFRAALRQIVAEKQWQAATWADFFRAIETAGQLAPGALEDERRQWIEAPGAAQLALGAVAVVKDGAGWLLRGELLQTGAPLILSVPLRVTTAAGPEDFTVQTAAARLPFERRLASPPTSLAVDPDCHVFRRLYDEEMEATLSLVLADEDPLFLLEPGLSPELAGAAREFAAAFVEGEPRLLEAAGAEAALTQARTVVWLGTAPPPAAIGEPAPGLQRTPFFTVFQGQRFEPGKHALVYAGKRGAGGGYLAVLADSPGELRAIASKVPHYGKYSYLAFVGGQNQLKGNWEPAAGPLRRALAAGD
- a CDS encoding TonB-dependent receptor; amino-acid sequence: YTGDKSAWSVYANEQFALGWGLSALVDLHFQHKQYDFFQQATGNFQGALRNRYQVDYDFFNPKGGLFWQAPGTPLGGELGLYGHFGIAHREPADSELFDTWSGPDDLGAQPLFGTATPIYAGGELQYVYWTDPRVEAEFVRNYEAGFTWRGASLSLALNGYLMEFQNEVVDYGALDADGQGVRGNADQTLHRGLELGATGLLSALPALAELPGTHRLDVAFARSWDKFERFSFYEADGTRLNLSGNPLAGVPAHLARIGLDSDWGPLASRFSLRSAGRQYLDVSGRAERRIDGYRVLDIAFALRPAALGLPSLAGSEIELKLYNALDVEYETWGYYDGWGDGNYKVPAAKSHFLLGVRYDF